One part of the Paenibacillus silvisoli genome encodes these proteins:
- the efeO gene encoding iron uptake system protein EfeO, whose protein sequence is MKALYTGAVLLAAASIVLSGCSKNENKANETAANAVANNAAAGAVDLTDAQEKYRAYGIEQCDQFIIETEKFVNAVKAGDIDTAKQLYAPTRMYYERIEPIAESLGDFDPNIDARENDVPDADWRGFHRIEKSLWVDNSAEGMNEFADRLLSDVKALRALMETVEVDSTMLVTGAVELLNEVSSSKVTGEEERYSRTDLYDFVANVEGAKKIYELLKPTLEQKDADLEKQIGDRFAELEGQLEKYKSGDGYVLFTELKETDTKALSQSLDALAEPLSQMGTILGA, encoded by the coding sequence ATGAAAGCTTTGTATACGGGGGCAGTACTGTTGGCGGCAGCATCGATCGTGCTATCGGGATGCAGCAAGAACGAGAATAAGGCAAACGAGACGGCAGCGAACGCCGTGGCAAACAATGCCGCCGCGGGAGCCGTGGATTTGACGGATGCGCAGGAAAAATACCGCGCTTACGGAATTGAGCAATGCGACCAATTTATTATAGAGACGGAGAAATTCGTGAACGCCGTGAAGGCCGGCGATATCGATACCGCGAAACAGCTTTACGCGCCGACGCGGATGTACTACGAGCGGATCGAGCCGATTGCCGAATCGCTCGGCGATTTTGATCCGAACATCGACGCGCGCGAAAATGACGTGCCGGACGCGGACTGGCGCGGCTTCCACCGGATCGAGAAGTCGCTGTGGGTCGATAACTCGGCGGAAGGCATGAACGAATTCGCCGATCGCCTGCTCAGCGACGTGAAAGCGCTGCGCGCGCTCATGGAGACGGTCGAGGTGGACAGCACGATGCTCGTAACGGGCGCCGTCGAGCTGCTGAACGAGGTTTCGTCCTCGAAAGTAACCGGCGAAGAAGAGCGTTACTCCCGCACGGACCTGTATGATTTCGTCGCTAACGTCGAAGGCGCGAAGAAGATTTACGAGCTGCTGAAGCCGACGCTTGAGCAGAAGGATGCGGACTTGGAAAAGCAAATCGGCGATCGTTTCGCGGAGCTGGAAGGGCAGCTGGAAAAATACAAATCCGGTGACGGCTATGTGTTGTTCACGGAGCTGAAAGAAACGGATACGAAGGCGCTCAGCCAATCCCTTGACGCGTTGGCGGAGCCGCTGTCGCAAATGGGCACCATTCTGGGGGCGTAA